TTTCCGGCGAAACCGCGCCGGTTGAAGCGTCTAAAATTTCAGCCGAGAGGATGGCCGCCGAGGAGAAGCGGAAAAAAGAATCGGAAACTAAACTGCGAACAGCAAAGATCAAAACATATTTTATGGAAGGTCATAAGCTCTTCGCTGAAGAAAAGTATCCTCAATCAATAGAATTTTTCGAGAAAGTCCTTGAACAGAACCCCGGCCATGCGGAAGCGGCAAAATACCTGAAGACAGCTAAAATTAAAACATATTTCATGGAAGGCCATAAGCTCTTCTCGGAAACAAAATACACTCAATCAATAAAGTTTTTTGAGAAAGTTATCGACCTGAGCCCCGGCCACGCGGCCTCAGAAGATTATATCAAACGCGCGCGTACACAGCTGAAACAATAAGTTTACCCTGAATATAGCGGCGGTGGGCAGCCGTAAACCCGCGATTCCGGCGGAAATTAATTCTTAGAATTTGCCCGACAGCGACAGCCGGTAAGTGTCGTCGAAATCTCCGTAAGGCACCCAGGCAAAATCCAGATTATAGGAGCCCATGCCCAGTCCGAAACCGGCCGAGAAACCGTCTATGGTGTCAAAATCGTTGAGTGTCTTATAACCCATCCTCACGGGGAATTTCACGGCTTCCACAGGAAGCATATATTCAAAACCTATGTTCAGATTCACCTCGTTGTCCCTCGGCAGATTGAGATCCGCGGCAACTGTCATCTGGGGGGAGACTTCCACGCCCATTCCGAGCTTTATAACGGAAGGCAGATTGTCCTCTTGCGCGCTAAACTTTATCTTCGTCCCGAAATCTTTTAGCGCGATGGCCAGCGACATCGGTTTCCCTGAGAGACTCAATCCTTTTTTTATAATACCGGCATCGGCGGCGATGGCGACATTGGACGAATCGCTGCCTATGCTCGATTTCAGCGCTTTGACGGTAAAACCCGCATCCAGACCGGCGTGCTTTTTGGCATAGCTTATTCCGACAGCGCTGTCATTGGCGTTAAATGTGCCAACCGGCGCGGAGGTGTCCGCCACCCTTCTTTCAAATTCATCTATCGCAAGATAGGTCATGCTCAAGCCTAACACGGCGCCCCCGGCGGGAAATGCCGCTCCGAGAAATTCTATTGAGGTGTCCTCGAACCAGTCCGTGTGCATGGCGAGCACTTCTCTGCTCTCAAGAGAGGCGATCCCGGCCGGATTCCAGTATAGAGCGCTCACATCCGTCAGCGCCGCCGCTGCGCCTCCCATACCCATGGCGCGCGCACCCATGCCTATCTTAAGAAACTGCGCTCCGCATGTCCCGGCGTCGCTTTTGCTCATCCACGCGAAAGACTCGCCCGTCAACAAAATCAGACCCGCTAAAATTAAAATTTTTTTCATTTTTTATTCCTCCGGTAATTATCAGAATTCATACACAACCCCCGCGTCAAAATTATACGTGTCATAATTGTATTTGTACACCGCCTCGTAATCCTGGTTTGAATCCTGGGTGAAATAATTGGCGGACACTTTCGCTTTTAGTTTCCTGCTCAATCTATAAGAGCTCCCCAGCGACACGAAATGTGTTTTGTTCTGCACCTTTGAAGAAGTGTAATCGCTGTTGGCTTTCTGTGTGAGGCGCCCTTCATAATTTTTAATGCCGTATTTATAGGCGCAGCTCACCTGAAATTTATTGCCGAAAGACACGACCGGCCCCGCGGAATATGAATTATAGTCGTAATAATTGTCCACGAATTTAGGAGCTGCCGCGTCAAAATGGTCCTGATTCGAGCGATTTACGACGGCTCCGAGCGTGAGCCCCGCCGAAAAAGAACCAAACAACCGGGAATAAACCATATCCAGCGACGAGGTCCTGTCGTTCCTCTTCGTCAGAGTGTACTCGCCCTGCGGATCTATGAGGTTCTGATCGGGGAAATCCTTGAGCATGAAATTAAGGTTCACATCAACTATTGATTTAGGATTCAGCTTTTTCAGGCCTCTGAAATAAATATTGACGCCGCTGAAATCAAGTATGTTGGTCCCCGGAAAGACTTCCTGTCCGTAAAGCGCCGACGCCAGCGAAGCGTATTCGGGGAACTTCACTTTCATTATATCAAAGGAGCCGATGAACTTATCCATGCCCATGCAGTTTTGCGTTTCATTCTCTATACCGAGGGTGAATTTCTCAAAATCAAAAAGGCCTTCGCCCCAGTCCTCATCCGTTGTTTCCCTGAAATAGTTAAAAACATAACCAGTCTTGAGTTTGAATTTATGTTCTGGAGAAAGTTTATTGACAAGACGCAGCGTAAAATTATGGCTCATCGAGTCCTGATAGAGCGTGCCGCCGCCAAGGAGCTCATAGACGCTTTTAGAGCCCCTGTAATTACCATAGTATCCCGGAAGGAGCACAACACTCTCGCTGAATTTGACAGCGGGCACGGCGGCGATGTTGAAATTGCCTCCGGAAGCGGAACTCTCACCCTCAAAAAAAGAAGCGCCGCCGGTAAGATTAATCTCTCCCACGGGAATGATCTCCGCCGCATAGAGCGGAATCAGTAGAACACAAGCTGCCGCAACAATTAAAGTTTTTTTCATATCAATCACTTAATTTTCTCCTTCATTGTTTTTTATCATTCCCATTTTAAATTTACCCGCAGGCTTATCTCATCCCAGCCTGTTCAAATATAGACGGCTCTACAACAATATCAATTTTGCCATCGACACCGCCAAAATTATTGCTGCTGAAAACGAATTCTTCATTATAACCACTGTACGAATTTGCAGCTGTCGCTAATTGCCCTTCATCATCAATGAAATAATAATCTTCTTTATAATTCCCCGGAATATCGCTTGTATAACTATCATGTCCTTTTCCGCCAATACCGATTTGCTCAGTGTAATTAAAAGCGACAAGCGTTGCTCCATCCTGTCTTATGGCTCGCTCAACTCCGTTTTCATATATCGACCAATCTGTGACCGATGCGGCGGCATCCCAGTTCGTTCTTTTTTTCGTCCACTCAACGGAATCAACCGTGTTTGAAGCGGCGCAATCATGCTGTTTGACCCAATAATCCGGAGCTGCGGTCCAAACCTGATTATCTGTTTTCTCAAAAGCAATCTGATTCGCGACTGAAAGATCCGCGGGCAAGTCCGTGTTGAATGTCGCCAGCCATGTGAAATAATCAAACCTGTTGTCTCTTTCATTAAGAGCGACGAACTTGAACTGGTCCGACTGGGGCCTGACTATGTATTCCTCTATCCTGACGCGTTTGCCAAAATAGTCCACCATCGTCTTTCCCTGCTCGTATTCGGCATTTTTAATTTCTGTCGCCGCGGCCGCCTGCACCTGCTCCTTGGTCATATCCATTCTGACTTCATTCATAAATTCCGCTTTTGTCATCAGCACTTCTCTCGCTGTGGGAGCGAAACTCAGATCAGCGGCCTGTTCCGGAGCGATTCCGGGCAGGATCTCAAGGAACTGATTCTGCCTGATATAAATTTCCTCGCCTATTCCCGAAATCTCACGGGCGGAAACAACGCCGGCAAAAACATTCACTCTGGTTTTTCCGCTCTTATCCACGATGACGCTAAACTTCGTACCGCGGACCGCGCAGACGGAGGCGGGAGTTTTTACGGCGAAGGATACATTTTCTTCTTTTAGTTTTTCAATCTTGTTCGTCAATTCACCCATTGCCATATCCAAAAGAGTGTCGGTGTCGCTGAGTTTCGCGATTCTTACATCCGTTGACGGGCCTATATCCACCTGACTCCCCGTGTCCAGGACAAGAGACGCTTTTCCGCCGGGGCCGGTCTTTATGACATCATTTTCCTGCAGATAAAGGCCTTTTGTCAGCAGTGTCCAAAGCGCAGGAAGCGGCTCGGAAACAGACTCTGCTCCTGAGCGCGAATACTCTGCCTTTCCGCCCACATCCGTCACAATGGCACTCGCCGCGAAAGCGGAAACAGCCAGCCCAGCAGACATTAAAGCTATCATAATTCTTTTCATATAACCTCCATACTCGGGGACAGCCCCTCTTATCTTATTATCGCTATCTTTCCTCTGTCTCTGCCCTGTCCGGCCGTTTCAACGATGTAGAAATACACGCCGGAGGCGATTCTGCCGCCGTTGGAATTTTTCAAATCCCAGGTGATTATGTTTTCTCCGTCCCATGAAAGATCGGAGTCGCCGGGACCAAAGGCCTTTTTGAGGCTCTGTGAAGCTGACCACACCTGCTCGCCTGTGACCGTATATATCCTGACCTCGCCGTTGACAGTGGTTCCGGCGGCAACCTCGGCCGCGGTGCCGGGCACGCACACCTTGATGCTCAAGCTGTTAGTGCGGCAGGGATTCGGGAACACATAGGCCTTAAAGGCATCCTCATAGGGATTTGACACGATCGTCACGACAGCGGAACGCATAATATACTCTCCGGAATTATCTTCCAGATGCAGATCATAGGAACCCGCCGGGGCCGCCGGATCTGCCGAAATTACAAACTGCACAGTCAGCGTGGTTGTAGAGCAGGGGGCAATGGTACTGCCCGTAATGAAATAACCCTCTGACACATTGTCCAGTTTGATAATATCTAACGCCTCGTCATTAAACTTGTCAAGGCCTGTGCCGGTTATGGTCAGAGTTATCGTGTTACCGGGACTTGCCGTGCCGGATACCGTGACAGAACTGACATTAACCGTGCTGCTTGATGAATTCACAGTAAAAGCATTCGCGAGAGTGCCGTAGCCGTTGTCGGCATTTGTCGCAGTCACATTCCTTGCCCCGGTGGCCGCTCCGCCGTCTATAACGACATTCCATGCCGTTAGCTGAGTGGAACTCACTCTTGTAATGGAACTTACGCTGATTCCGGTCGGGTCGAATGTAACAGTAACGCCGTCCTTAAAGCCTGTTCCGGTCACTGTTATAGACGGTATTGTCGTACCCTGCTCACCGCTGGCGGGAGAAACAGAAGTCACCGTCGGATTGACGACCGTTGCGGCCGGGACCGCTGAAAGCTTGAACACGGCAAAATACGAGAAATGACTCGTCTGAACCGTTATCGTGTTATTTTCCTCGTCTATAACCGGCGCGCTGTCTACGAGATTCCACTCCGCGTTGGATGAAGCCGTGGACGAATAGACATAAAGCAAATCGGTCGCCGGATGTGTGGAAATAGACGAATCGTATTCAAAAGTCAGTTCCACCGTCTGGCTTGCCGCTATTGAGGCGAGAGGCCCGCTGACAAGGCGCGCCTTGACCTCATAAAGAGCGCTGGCCGCGGCTGTCGCAAGCTCCGGCCCGTTAAAAGACGGCATCGCCGCGCCGTAGCGCGCGGTGTAGAAACTGTCTCTTGTGGTGGCATAGGCCTGGATAGCGGCCGCTGACCTCACACCCGATGCCGAAGGCGCGGGCGCGGGAACTGATTCGCCCGGAAAAGCGGTCTTGCCGACTGTGACCTTCACATCCGAACCGGTATCCATACTCCCCGTCGGCACATAGACCGAGCTGTCATCGCCGTTGCCTATGTCAACGGTTCCGCCGAAAGTGGGGTTGATGTTCTTCTGCGCGTAATTATCCCACGCTTTGTAGAATGTGTAGGCGAAAGGATAATCGCCGCTTCCGGTGTAATCAGCGGGCGACTGCTTATTGCCCTTCAAATCTGTACCCTGAAAGTGATAAGCTATGGAATTCTGCGCGCCTGAAAAAGTGAATACAGCGCTTATGTCCGTCTTATTCAAAGACATAGCGGCGCTGTCAAAAGCGCCGGCAACCAATGTTCCCGATGAACAATAAACACCGTCCAGAATAATCACATTTGAAACCTTGCTTTCGCGGAGAGGCTCGGAAGCAAAGGCTTCTATCGTGATGGTGTTGGAGGATTTCTTTACCCAGCTGATAAAACTCGGAGCGTTGTCCTGAAAGATGAAATTATATGTCTGGGCGTTCTGCGTTATCATCTGCGATTCCGGCGCCATGAACAGAGCGTGACCTTCCATCGGCAGAACAACGGTGTAAGAGACATTTTTGCGCAAACCGGGGATTCTATAGCTTTCTATTTCCCCCGTGCCGCTGTTGGTGATGAGCTCACCGAAAACAAGGTCTGTCATGTCCTGATTTGAAGCCACAACTTCTTCAACTTCCGTGTTTTTGACCTTGCTCCCGTCGGCCTTGGTGAAAACGCCCGACAGCGCGGATCCCGTGGAAAGAGTGATGGTTCCCATTGCGACAGTTCCCGACGATATTTCTATACCTTTAATAAATTCCGAGCAGAAACCTTTCACCACCGCGCGCATGTTATATCTGCCGTCACTGAGGCCCATAATGGTAAAAGAAGATTTCCATCTGCCCGGCCCTGCATCGGGCCCTTCCCAGAAGGGCGCTCTGCTAATCGTCTGATAGCCGTCAAAAGGATCTGAGTATCTTTCGCCGGCGGACTGGACAACAATAAAAGCGCCGTAAGTTTTAAGGCCGGCCTTTTCATCACCACCGAATCCCTGCGTCAGTATTTCCATATCATCCTTGGATGAAAGCAGAGGCGTCCTCACAACGCCCGTTATCCCCTTGGTCGGAAGCGTCACTGTCAAAACCGTATTGGTGCTTCCTACAAGAACATTTTTTTTGACAGCCGGAGCGTAATAAGATTCCTCTTCCCACCTGTCCCACACCTCAGGGCGAGGCGCGGCCGTCAGTTTCCAGTAAACGACTTCCGGAGCAAGCCCCTTCAGCACGAATTTTCCCTCAGAATCTGTCCTGAAATCGGACCAGCCGTCCGTCATTCCGAGCATGGGATCGGCCTCAACTTTCACATTAGGGACGGGATTACCCGCGACATCCTTCACGATGCCCTTAATATTTCTGCCTTTCTTTAATTCTATCGTACCCAGATTAACATCGGCGGTTGAATCAGGGACAATGACGCCCACTATCTTCTTATGCACATAGGCGTAAGAAAGATCGCTCTTGCTGTATTGCACTTCCACTTCATAAGTGCCCGCCGGCAGATTCTTCAATTTGAAAGCGCCGGTCGTGGAACTGATTTTAATGTCAGCAGGTGCCCATGAGTCATTATAATCGCGCGTCTCCCTGTGCGTTCCTTCCTGCCGGGGAATGCCCTGGCATCTCACCCTGACACCGTCATAAATCACGCTTCCCGTGTCTTTATCTCTCAGCACCCCGGTGATATTGGCGCCTTTTTTAAGCATTAATGTGCCCAGATCAATCGTTTTTGTGGAACCGGCGGGGATCTCAAACGGCACAATGGCATTCTTATAACTCTGGTCCCACACGCGCACCATGGCATTGTACTTGCCGGGATATATGGAAGTAAAAGAGAAACTCTGCGTCGGGCTGTTAAGCGTGCTCGGCATGCTCGCGATACCGAAATTGCTGTAATCCACAAAATCAATGGACTTACCGGGGGCAACCGGCATGTAATGTTCCCTGCTCACCAGCTCCATCCAGTAATGGCCCTCGACGCCGCTCACTGACCTCTGCACCGTGCCTTTGACCTTGACACCGTCAATCAGCGTCAGCGGATCAAGATTTTTGGTTTCACCCGTCGCAAGCGGCACCATTGGCGTGAGCGACGCAAGGTCGGCGTTGGGGCTGAACTGCCCGCCGAACATAGCCGCCAGCGCGCCTCCGTCGTTAGTGTTGTCAAAATAAAGCGGCGGCATAATAATATAACTGCCTTCGGCCAGGCCGCGGATCGTGTAAGAGGCCACCGTGGGAGACCAGACTTCCAGCGAAGCTTTAAGACGGGAATCTATAATATTCCCGCCCTGCTGCATCTGTTTGACAGACATCGCCATCACCGCTAAATTCATGGGCGGGCCTTCCAGCTGTGTTCCGGTGTGGTCATAGATATAATAAGTCTGGGTGCTGGCATTATAAACATCATTCCACGTCGGATATTTTGCGGAATTGAGCACAAGGGTTCCGCTTATCCGGCCGGCCGGTTTCAGGAAAATGTCCCCGAGCGGATAATTCTCGCCATTGTTGACGCGCGCCCTCTTCTGCACCATGCCATAATTACCCAGAGGCATGCCGTTCACATCCGTCTCCATAATCGTGACAACATATTCCCCCGTCCTGAGTTCGTCAATAGAAAAATTGCCGCTTGCGTCAGGATGGAGGGCGGCATTGTTGCTAGGCATGCCCTGATTCCAGAGCATTTCACAGCTTATGGTTATAGACATTGAATCCACCGGAGCGCTATACTGGTCAAGAATCCTTCCGTTTATTGAACCGGAGAAGGGATTAAAAGTGATGGTCTTCGTGCTTCCGGCGTCAATTTTCTGCCAGCGGCCTTCCTGTTCAAAACCGTTGTTAAGGCCCCAAATATTCATCTGGTACTGCCTGCCCGCTGTCAGGCCCGCGATAACATAAGGCATTTGCACAGAGCTGAATGAACTTATAGGTACAGAAAAACCTATATTTTTTCCCTGATGAGTGGCCTCGTCAAAAGCGTCAATATTCAGCCATATTTTTTTCACGCCGCCGTCGTCCCATGACTGATTCAAATAAATCGCGTATGTTGACGGTGACCAGTTGATGACCATGTTGCCGCTTATCGTCACGCCTTCATCCATTACCACGGCTTCGGCTTTCGTCATAAGAAGGCTCGTCGCGCCCACGGAAACCGTCGTGTCGGTTGATGCGTAGAACTG
This genomic window from Candidatus Omnitrophota bacterium contains:
- a CDS encoding UPF0164 family protein, which gives rise to MKKILILAGLILLTGESFAWMSKSDAGTCGAQFLKIGMGARAMGMGGAAAALTDVSALYWNPAGIASLESREVLAMHTDWFEDTSIEFLGAAFPAGGAVLGLSMTYLAIDEFERRVADTSAPVGTFNANDSAVGISYAKKHAGLDAGFTVKALKSSIGSDSSNVAIAADAGIIKKGLSLSGKPMSLAIALKDFGTKIKFSAQEDNLPSVIKLGMGVEVSPQMTVAADLNLPRDNEVNLNIGFEYMLPVEAVKFPVRMGYKTLNDFDTIDGFSAGFGLGMGSYNLDFAWVPYGDFDDTYRLSLSGKF